tgacgtgaaaatttttgtgtactacacgagatcaaagttatttacatctcgtgcgcttttgagtcccttactacgctcaagattacCCTTCCCTTAAGAGTCCCTTACTATACTCAGTTGTTACCGGTGTGACATTTTACTGATGGTCTAACTCCCAGCCGCCGACTGACAAGCCATATAACTTTTAGCCACGATCAGTTTGACTATTTAAAGAATTATGTAACCGAATTTAATAGTCTTTGTTCATTAACCATGTTTTACTTGTTGGCAGATCATCTTTATCGCAGTTACCCTTACCGTAGCTGCCGCTCAATATCAGCAGCAACACACGCAAGAGCATGGGCATGCGTACTCATCTCAGAGCATCGTTTTACACCAGACTCATCATAATCATGGGCACGAACAACACCAGCATGAACACCACGAGCCGGCGCACGTAGTATCCTACCACCAGCCCGAGCATATTGAATCTCACCATAATCTCCATCATGCCGTCTCCTCGCAAAACATCCAACGTCATGACGTGCCCGGCAAGGCGCCCAAAGGCCATCACGAATACTACGCACACCCTAAATACGAGTTCGAGTACAAGGTGGAGGATCCGCACACCGGCGACAAGAAGTCCCAGCACGAGTCCCGCGACGGCGACGTCGTGAAGGGCTACTACAGCCTGCACGAGGCTGACGGCACTGTCAGGATTGTGCACTACTTCGCCGATAAGCACAGCGGGTGagctatttaataattttaatttgcttACGGTTTTGGGCTtgtcatgtaaaaaaataattatctcaGGTACAAGTTTATCTCGATagtatttgtattgaaattgaaTGCATTTGCATACTCGTATACAGCACAATTGCTAGTAAGGTGCCCATGAGCCCATGACGATACTTCTATTGAGATAAATTTAATGATTGAAATataattcaaaaatattatgtatttactcgtataattatataaatattaatatcacTTCGTTACAGGTTCAATGCTGAGGTCAAGCGCGAAGGTCACGCGCAACACGCTGCACCCAAATACCACCATCATTAATTGTTGATTAATTCTTACGATCTTGTTGATTTTATacctcgtaaattattattattatacgtacataaataaagtATCCAATTGAACAAAACCtgtttaaaaatgaaaacgAAGTTAAGTACTTCTAAAGTTCATAAAATTAATCATCATTCCTAATTATTAAGAGAATAGTGGATGACCGCTTCCCCATACAATCGTAGTCACTATTTTCCTCTCTACatgttgacattatggaaaatatttttacataaattgatgaattttgaaccATGTAGCTATGCCTTGcttcgatttttagggttctgttaTCAATAGATCGGACGGAACTCTTGgaactttgttgtccgtctgtctgtcaagagcCTGTCACTCAGAAACGCATAGAGGATCGAGTTAAagttaaaaccatatactcggGTTAGCAGTCCCTtaaagctgtaaaaaaaatcagatTTCTAAATTGACGTAAAAAAAGacacggccgtttatgccgcaaaaaccgtatatttcgacactcaatagggaatcaaaatttatagggtttttttctgttgacctagaactatgaaattcgGCAAGTAATTGTATTATACTACAAATACAgggaaaatctaaaaaatgtaCATTAgtaattaaatcataaaaaaatataaatgtacctactttgTATGAAACCCTTGGtgggcgagtcagactcgcaattgactggtttatttttataagagttaggagcgaaaaacaaattccatataAATTTCTAAAAGTTCCAAGTTGACTCTAATAAAAATTGTGAATAAATCATATACCACCTCGTTCAAACTATGTAATAATCCATACTAAATGCGtaagtgtgtctgtctgtccgtctgtctgttacctcttcacgcttaaaccgctgaaccgatttagttgataATTGGTATCGAGATAGTTTAAGTCTCGGGAAaggaaacaaaataatatttattccagAAACCATCCCATAAGGATGTAAAAAGGCAGGTGAACGTTTGTTAGGGGAATcaaaaatcattaaatattatttttattttcaaatggaCTATAAGTcttttatcatttaaatatacgtaaaaaataatgttttcttaCAATGCATTTTTGACCAATTAGTCATCCCTCTAGGGGTTGAAAAGGGGGTGGTAGTTTGTATGGGAATCAATAAAAAGCAGAttggataaaaaataaactacctaAATTACTAATTCCACGCAGAATAAGTCTGTCTGCAAGATATTATActagtattttctataatggGGACTACGATTGTACAAAAAAGTGGATTCGCGCGGTCATCCATAAattgaaagaaatatttaaaagtcgTCCAAATTTCAAGGTGCTCTACTTCACTCAGCCTACGGTCAAATTTCTCATCGAGCGATAATAATTAATCACGAAATGGCTCTGTGACCTGTCGACCTTGTCCTGACCAAATAACTATATAAACGGTTCTTCTCATATGTAACGTATCAGTGTGAACCCACTAAACAAACAGCAATGTGCTCCAAAGTAAGTGTTGTGGTATACTTAAGTGACAATAGGTGTTCAGTGCTGTGAAAAGAAAAGTGCAAACTATGGTGTGACAAATGTTAATACATTTTGTGATTATTACAGATCCTCGCTTTGTGCGCCTTTGTGGCAGCAGCCCAAGCTGGCCTTATTGCCGAGCCCCAATACTCCCACGCTGGAGCCGTCTCATCCCAAAGCATCGTGCGTCACGATGAGCAGCCCCATCATGCCACCAAGCTGATCGCTGCTCCCGTCGCTAAGCTGGCCGTCGCCGCTCCCATCGCCTACCACGCCGCCCCCGCCCCCCTGGCTTACCACGCTGCTCCTGCCCAGGCTCACTACTCCTCCGCCGGCGCTGTGTCCTCTCAGAGCATCGTCCGCCACGATGAGCAGCCCCATCATGCGACCAAGCTGATCGCCGCTCCCGTCACTAAAGTCGCCGTGGCTGCCCCCATCTCCTACCACGCCGCTCCCGCGCACTACGCTGCCAGCCCCGTCCACTATGCCGCCCCTATCACCAAGGTGCTCGCGCCTGCCCCCAAGCTAATCGTCTCAGCCCAACATCAGGAGGAGGAATACGTAAGTGTCCTAAATCATAGAGTCTGACTGTGTGCCTAAATATGTTTATACGATTTAAacataatacaatattttgtatggtttcTCAGGCTCACCCCAAATACGAGTACTCTTACTCCGTGGCTGACGGCCACACCGGTGACAACAAGTCCCAGCACGAGGCCCGCGATGGCGACGCCGTGCACGGCGAGTACTCGCTGCTGGAGGCTGACGGCTCCGTGCGTAAGGTTCAGTACTCCGCTGACGAC
This portion of the Cydia pomonella isolate Wapato2018A chromosome 7, ilCydPomo1, whole genome shotgun sequence genome encodes:
- the LOC133519497 gene encoding histidine-rich glycoprotein-like; the encoded protein is MGLSIIFIAVTLTVAAAQYQQQHTQEHGHAYSSQSIVLHQTHHNHGHEQHQHEHHEPAHVVSYHQPEHIESHHNLHHAVSSQNIQRHDVPGKAPKGHHEYYAHPKYEFEYKVEDPHTGDKKSQHESRDGDVVKGYYSLHEADGTVRIVHYFADKHSGFNAEVKREGHAQHAAPKYHHH
- the LOC133519926 gene encoding cuticle protein 18.6-like — protein: MCSKILALCAFVAAAQAGLIAEPQYSHAGAVSSQSIVRHDEQPHHATKLIAAPVAKLAVAAPIAYHAAPAPLAYHAAPAQAHYSSAGAVSSQSIVRHDEQPHHATKLIAAPVTKVAVAAPISYHAAPAHYAASPVHYAAPITKVLAPAPKLIVSAQHQEEEYAHPKYEYSYSVADGHTGDNKSQHEARDGDAVHGEYSLLEADGSVRKVQYSADDHNGFNAVVSHSAPAHAAHAPALLAHH